A stretch of Kaistella flava (ex Peng et al. 2021) DNA encodes these proteins:
- the gldL gene encoding gliding motility protein GldL has product MFKTKEATYNFIYSFGAAIVILGALFKMTHWSIGPISGNVTLAAGLITEAIIFIIFAFDAPKTEESYAWENVYPELLDSHANPNPKHSTNVMQTAEVKELELSLSDKLDKMLADAKLDVSLFDSLRTGIEKFSHSVDQINQTVDVGGSTAKYNDQLMLAASHLESMNALYALQLEHGKTQTEYSKKYVDDMQKAAAHSEKFNEELTGLTSNLNSLNRVYGGMLSAMKS; this is encoded by the coding sequence ATGTTTAAAACTAAAGAAGCAACTTACAATTTCATCTATTCATTTGGAGCTGCAATCGTAATTTTAGGAGCACTTTTCAAAATGACTCACTGGAGTATTGGGCCGATTTCTGGAAACGTGACTCTTGCCGCAGGTCTTATCACTGAGGCAATTATCTTTATTATTTTTGCATTCGATGCTCCTAAGACTGAAGAGTCTTATGCTTGGGAAAATGTGTATCCAGAACTTTTAGATAGCCATGCTAACCCGAATCCAAAACATTCGACAAATGTTATGCAAACGGCAGAAGTTAAAGAATTGGAGCTTTCTTTGTCTGATAAATTAGATAAAATGCTTGCCGATGCTAAATTAGATGTGAGTTTATTTGATAGTTTAAGAACAGGAATCGAAAAGTTTTCACACTCTGTAGATCAAATTAATCAAACAGTAGATGTTGGTGGTTCTACAGCAAAATATAATGATCAATTGATGTTGGCTGCAAGTCATCTTGAGAGCATGAATGCATTGTATGCGCTTCAATTAGAACATGGAAAAACACAAACTGAATACAGCAAAAAATACGTAGATGATATGCAAAAAGCTGCTGCTCATTCAGAGAAATTTAACGAAGAATTAACTGGATTAACTTCTAACCTTAATAGTCTTAATAGAGTTTACGGCGGTATGCTTAGCGCAATGAAATCATAA
- a CDS encoding GldM family protein, whose amino-acid sequence MAQGKQTPRQKMINLMYLVFIAMLAMQIDQEIIRSYKDTTGSLEETRVLTQNNNAIFKKTLEVKAEKTPETFTVPLNNYKGLENKADVLVESIEELKRKLSKDAEYDTNKEIQESFASLNNTEPSTTMFFNDGDETKPSKTAIDLKTKIDAFRTYVNQTFGSNPLMKEMVNRTNKQMISEFDKPRNGKNFIQYKFYNQPLIAALSNLEVIQSSARGIQGDALSVMLQEKIDADIKFDAYSAIVSAPATVIQGEAAQGKVAIGNYSSNVPGLSMPGLTIENGQGVRNLDTGSLGEKSFSGEISFTDVNGKVIPLKYNHTYKVIAGAQELKAQKGAILTADKMNVLYRGLPNPISGSILGADMSGISLSAPGANVSGSGGKWTVTPGGGSTVTLTISGRDPKGAVISQAFPFRIKSVPPPVGQIQGDYVVSMPASSIPNQKVSVVMPDFDFPVSFTVNSFMFRVPGKAAMLVNGNSLSSVGNLSKGLRAGDIAYVFNIKATATGLGDQALKQIPPVVINVQ is encoded by the coding sequence ATGGCACAAGGAAAACAGACGCCTCGTCAGAAGATGATCAACTTGATGTATTTGGTGTTCATTGCGATGCTTGCAATGCAGATCGATCAAGAAATCATCAGATCCTATAAAGATACGACCGGTTCTTTGGAAGAGACGAGAGTGTTGACTCAAAATAATAATGCAATATTCAAGAAAACTTTAGAAGTTAAAGCTGAAAAGACTCCAGAAACTTTCACAGTCCCTTTAAATAACTATAAAGGATTGGAAAATAAGGCTGATGTTTTAGTAGAATCTATTGAGGAATTGAAAAGAAAATTAAGTAAAGACGCAGAATACGATACGAATAAAGAAATTCAGGAAAGTTTTGCTTCACTAAATAATACTGAGCCATCTACAACGATGTTCTTTAATGATGGTGATGAAACAAAACCGTCAAAAACAGCAATTGATTTAAAAACAAAGATCGATGCATTTAGAACTTATGTAAACCAAACTTTTGGCTCAAACCCTTTGATGAAAGAAATGGTGAACAGAACTAATAAGCAAATGATTTCAGAGTTTGATAAACCTAGAAATGGTAAAAATTTCATTCAATATAAATTTTATAACCAGCCTTTAATTGCTGCATTATCAAATTTAGAAGTGATTCAATCTTCTGCAAGAGGAATTCAGGGTGACGCATTATCTGTAATGCTTCAGGAAAAAATTGATGCAGATATCAAGTTTGATGCTTATTCGGCAATTGTTTCTGCACCAGCCACTGTAATTCAAGGAGAAGCTGCACAAGGAAAAGTTGCTATTGGTAACTATTCTAGTAATGTTCCGGGATTGTCAATGCCAGGTTTGACCATAGAAAATGGCCAGGGAGTGAGAAACTTAGATACTGGTTCTTTGGGTGAAAAAAGCTTTAGTGGTGAAATTTCATTCACTGACGTTAATGGGAAAGTTATACCATTAAAATATAACCATACCTATAAAGTTATTGCAGGAGCACAGGAATTGAAAGCACAGAAAGGAGCAATCTTAACTGCTGATAAAATGAATGTTCTTTACCGTGGATTACCGAATCCAATTTCAGGATCAATCTTGGGAGCAGATATGTCAGGAATTTCTTTATCCGCACCAGGAGCAAATGTGAGTGGAAGCGGAGGTAAGTGGACTGTAACGCCAGGAGGTGGAAGTACAGTGACCTTGACTATTTCAGGACGTGATCCTAAAGGTGCTGTGATTTCACAAGCGTTCCCTTTCAGAATTAAAAGCGTTCCGCCACCGGTTGGACAAATTCAAGGAGACTATGTGGTATCGATGCCTGCAAGTTCAATCCCAAATCAGAAAGTTTCTGTGGTGATGCCAGATTTCGATTTCCCAGTAAGTTTTACTGTAAACAGTTTCATGTTTAGAGTACCAGGAAAAGCAGCAATGTTGGTGAATGGTAACTCATTGAGCTCAGTAGGGAATTTATCAAAAGGTCTGCGTGCTGGTGATATTGCTTATGTATTTAATATTAAAGCAACAGCAACCGGATTAGGTGATCAAGCATTAAAACAGATTCCACCAGTAGTAATAAACGTACAATAA
- the glmS gene encoding glutamine--fructose-6-phosphate transaminase (isomerizing): MCGIVGYTGFQDAYEVVINGLRRLEYRGYDSAGIVLENENSVFTVAKTKGKVDDLVAISKDLAGTAHIGMGHTRWATHGVPSDNNSHPHLSNDGKIALVHNGIIENYDTLKIMLTEKGFVFHSETDTEVLVNLIQYIMDVNAEMDFPTAVRYALNEVFGAYAITVMHEDFPGLLVVARLGSPLAIGLGNNEYFIASDASPFVEFTKEAVYLEEGHMATISLENGVDIRNIKDNVKITPEVQQLKLSLEQIEKGGYEHFMLKEIFEQPKSIHDTLRGRLLVEEGIIKMAGIWDNLERLNQAQKITIIACGTSWHAGLIGEYLIEEFARIPVEVEYASEFRYRNPIISEKDIVIAISQSGETADTMAAIKMAKEKGAFVYGICNVVDSSISRVTDAGSYTHAGPEIGVASTKAFTAQLTVLSLIALKLGKHNGHLSNQEFMRLCTELETIPQKVQEVLESTHEITKEIAKSFVDAQNFLYLGRGYNFPAALEGALKLKEISYIHAEGYPAAEMKHGPIALIDENMPIVIIAPRQGHYDKIVSNVQEIKARKGKVIAVVNKGDTQVASVADYVIEFPETSECFSPIIASVPLQLLAYYIAVYRGANVDQPRNLAKSVTVE; the protein is encoded by the coding sequence ATGTGTGGAATTGTAGGTTATACTGGTTTTCAAGATGCTTATGAAGTTGTAATCAACGGGCTTCGAAGATTAGAGTATAGAGGATATGATAGTGCGGGAATTGTACTCGAAAATGAAAATTCAGTATTTACTGTTGCAAAAACTAAAGGGAAAGTAGATGATTTGGTTGCAATATCAAAAGATTTAGCAGGTACAGCACATATAGGAATGGGACATACCCGTTGGGCAACTCACGGAGTTCCAAGTGATAATAATTCGCATCCTCACCTTTCAAATGACGGAAAAATAGCATTGGTTCATAATGGGATTATCGAAAATTACGATACGCTGAAAATTATGTTGACCGAGAAAGGATTTGTATTTCATTCAGAAACAGATACAGAAGTATTGGTGAATCTTATTCAATATATAATGGATGTTAATGCGGAAATGGATTTCCCAACCGCAGTTCGTTATGCATTAAATGAAGTTTTTGGTGCGTACGCAATTACAGTGATGCATGAAGATTTTCCTGGCTTATTGGTCGTTGCGAGATTAGGTTCTCCTTTGGCGATTGGTTTAGGAAATAATGAATATTTCATCGCTTCAGACGCTTCTCCTTTTGTTGAGTTTACCAAAGAAGCAGTTTATTTAGAAGAAGGTCACATGGCAACCATTTCATTAGAAAATGGTGTAGACATCAGAAATATTAAGGATAATGTTAAGATCACTCCTGAAGTTCAACAATTGAAATTGAGTTTGGAGCAGATTGAAAAAGGAGGTTACGAACATTTCATGTTAAAAGAAATTTTCGAGCAGCCGAAATCGATTCACGATACTTTAAGAGGTAGATTATTGGTAGAGGAAGGAATCATCAAAATGGCCGGAATCTGGGATAACTTGGAAAGATTAAACCAAGCTCAGAAAATCACTATTATTGCTTGTGGAACTTCTTGGCACGCCGGTCTTATCGGAGAATATTTAATTGAAGAATTTGCGAGAATTCCTGTTGAAGTAGAATATGCTTCAGAATTTAGATATAGAAATCCAATCATTTCAGAGAAAGACATCGTTATTGCGATTTCTCAATCAGGTGAAACTGCTGATACGATGGCCGCTATTAAAATGGCTAAAGAGAAAGGAGCTTTCGTTTATGGAATTTGTAATGTCGTTGATTCATCTATTTCAAGAGTTACTGATGCGGGTTCTTACACACATGCTGGTCCAGAAATCGGTGTTGCTTCAACAAAAGCATTTACTGCACAATTGACGGTTCTTTCTTTAATTGCTTTAAAATTAGGAAAGCATAATGGTCACTTGAGTAATCAAGAGTTCATGCGCCTTTGTACTGAATTGGAGACAATTCCGCAAAAAGTTCAGGAAGTATTAGAAAGTACTCACGAAATTACCAAGGAAATTGCGAAGAGCTTTGTTGATGCGCAGAATTTCCTTTACCTAGGAAGAGGATATAATTTCCCTGCAGCGTTAGAAGGTGCATTGAAGTTGAAAGAGATTTCTTACATTCACGCAGAAGGATATCCTGCTGCTGAAATGAAACACGGACCGATTGCATTGATTGATGAAAATATGCCAATTGTTATTATTGCACCTAGACAGGGACATTATGACAAGATTGTAAGTAACGTACAGGAAATCAAAGCTAGAAAAGGAAAAGTGATTGCAGTGGTTAATAAAGGGGATACACAAGTTGCTTCTGTGGCAGATTATGTAATCGAATTCCCGGAGACATCAGAATGTTTCTCACCAATTATTGCTTCAGTGCCTTTACAGTTACTGGCATATTATATTGCAGTGTACCGTGGAGCCAATGTTGACCAACCAAGAAACCTTGCAAAATCTGTTACAGTAGAATAA
- a CDS encoding DUF4270 family protein, translating to MIRTIQELFKITATLVIGSLILVNCEPDPDQLGSQFFQDGAKGTEVSYPIIAYNSNNNDSIRTDAARLQSATLGAFTESQFGSQKSSYVSQVRLSGASPDFGLNAKLDSAVLVIKPQYAADSVTTVTNEDYIYPVGAVPAKRVVSTYPVIKYGNTKIAGKTLLNFKVQEVTDFLGSNTDVVYSNKIVNTGAQIGSKTFDGNVHLVRVTKDGDDTVLFERTPALRIPLDSTFFANKIINKVGSPELSDAASFIRYFKGIRVSVDGNDGYIFNFDPTTVELNLYYKNDKDTNGIITREQSVYMMNMGASNAFFNQIAFNRTGTPSATALATTNEITGDAKLFAQGMGGPGFGLRVPAVDVANIKTLYNNNKIGIVSAKIRIYTDVTSWSNNYAKPNYFVVRQRNLTPEPGKSQYLNDYLVDMSALYGTGVYNLVKAYDLQKNPAYYDIGITQTFKNIIEKESPNYDLILNVGSYTTDTGGNLLGSLYPTLGAQNFNTRSYTANRAVFVGTDLTNLANDKSARLILTYGQKQ from the coding sequence ATGATAAGAACTATTCAAGAATTATTCAAAATTACTGCAACATTAGTAATTGGGAGTTTAATTTTAGTGAATTGTGAGCCGGATCCAGATCAGTTGGGTTCACAATTCTTTCAAGACGGAGCAAAAGGTACAGAAGTATCTTATCCGATTATCGCTTATAATTCCAACAACAACGATTCGATAAGAACAGATGCTGCACGACTGCAAAGTGCAACTTTAGGTGCGTTTACTGAATCTCAATTTGGATCGCAGAAATCTTCGTACGTTTCGCAGGTTAGATTATCTGGAGCAAGTCCCGATTTTGGATTAAATGCAAAACTAGATTCAGCTGTTCTTGTAATTAAGCCACAGTATGCAGCAGATTCTGTTACCACGGTAACGAATGAAGATTATATTTATCCAGTTGGTGCTGTGCCTGCAAAGAGGGTTGTTAGTACTTATCCAGTAATCAAATATGGTAATACCAAAATAGCAGGTAAAACACTTTTAAACTTTAAAGTTCAAGAAGTGACAGACTTTTTAGGTTCTAATACTGATGTTGTTTATTCTAATAAAATAGTCAATACTGGAGCACAGATCGGATCAAAAACTTTTGACGGAAATGTTCACCTTGTAAGAGTTACCAAAGATGGTGACGACACTGTTCTATTCGAAAGAACACCAGCTCTTAGGATTCCATTGGATAGTACATTTTTCGCAAATAAAATTATTAATAAAGTAGGCTCTCCAGAACTTTCTGATGCAGCTTCATTTATTAGATATTTTAAAGGAATTAGAGTTTCTGTTGATGGAAATGATGGATATATTTTCAATTTTGATCCAACTACAGTAGAGCTTAATCTTTATTACAAAAATGATAAAGATACCAATGGAATAATCACCAGAGAGCAATCTGTTTATATGATGAACATGGGAGCGTCTAATGCATTTTTTAATCAAATCGCTTTTAACCGTACAGGAACGCCTTCTGCAACTGCGTTAGCGACAACAAACGAAATAACTGGTGATGCCAAGCTTTTCGCTCAGGGAATGGGTGGTCCAGGATTTGGGCTTAGAGTTCCAGCTGTGGATGTTGCAAATATTAAAACTTTGTATAACAATAATAAGATAGGAATTGTTTCAGCGAAAATCCGTATTTATACTGATGTGACTAGTTGGTCAAATAACTATGCGAAACCTAATTATTTTGTTGTGAGACAAAGAAACTTAACTCCTGAACCAGGGAAGTCTCAGTATCTTAATGATTATCTTGTTGACATGAGTGCTTTATATGGTACCGGAGTTTATAACTTGGTAAAAGCATACGATTTACAAAAGAATCCAGCTTATTACGATATTGGAATTACACAGACTTTCAAAAATATCATTGAAAAAGAATCACCAAACTACGACTTAATATTAAACGTAGGTTCTTATACCACAGATACAGGGGGGAATCTTCTAGGGTCTTTATATCCAACTTTAGGCGCTCAAAATTTTAATACCAGAAGTTATACGGCAAATAGAGCTGTATTTGTAGGAACAGATCTTACTAATCTTGCAAATGATAAAAGCGCAAGATTAATTTTGACTTACGGACAGAAACAATAA
- a CDS encoding dodecin family protein gives MIVKVLEVIATSEISFDDAIKNAVKEVSKTVKNIDSVYVKDMKCHVKDGEISTYGCVCKVSFRVE, from the coding sequence ATGATAGTAAAAGTGCTTGAAGTAATTGCTACTTCAGAAATTAGTTTTGATGACGCTATAAAAAATGCCGTGAAGGAAGTTTCGAAAACGGTTAAAAACATTGATAGCGTTTACGTAAAAGACATGAAATGCCACGTGAAAGATGGTGAGATTTCAACTTACGGATGTGTCTGTAAAGTTTCTTTCAGAGTTGAATAA
- the panC gene encoding pantoate--beta-alanine ligase — MEIFRDKKTLTDYVERQKEMGKRIGFAPTMGALHQGHLSLYEIANIENDLVISSIFVNPTQFNNPDDLTKYPRNTERDIKLLENTGIVDAVYLPEVKDLYPEGLKSKSFNFDGLENEMEGKSRPGHFDGVGTVVEELLRQVKPDNAYFGEKDYQQLAIIEKLVEQLKLPVKIHGVAIYREENGLAMSSRNERLSHFQRDAAKVIHETLVKVNDWFRIMTIPEINKRVKDIFDDERGMTLEYFEIADETTLKKTDFFYKDKKHRAFIVVNVGTVRLIDNLHLD, encoded by the coding sequence ATGGAAATTTTCAGAGACAAAAAAACGCTTACGGATTATGTCGAAAGACAAAAAGAAATGGGTAAAAGAATTGGGTTTGCTCCCACCATGGGCGCACTACACCAAGGTCATCTCTCTTTGTACGAGATCGCCAATATAGAAAACGATTTGGTTATTTCCTCAATTTTTGTGAATCCAACCCAATTTAATAATCCTGATGATTTAACAAAATATCCGCGCAATACAGAGCGTGATATTAAATTGCTTGAAAACACCGGAATTGTAGATGCCGTCTATCTTCCTGAAGTCAAGGATTTATATCCCGAGGGATTAAAAAGTAAATCCTTCAATTTTGATGGTTTAGAAAATGAGATGGAAGGAAAATCCCGCCCCGGACATTTTGATGGCGTAGGAACTGTAGTTGAAGAATTGTTGCGACAAGTAAAGCCTGACAACGCCTACTTCGGTGAAAAGGATTACCAGCAATTAGCAATCATTGAAAAATTAGTAGAGCAATTAAAACTTCCCGTAAAAATTCATGGTGTTGCAATTTACCGTGAAGAGAACGGACTTGCTATGAGTTCACGAAATGAACGATTGAGCCATTTTCAAAGAGATGCTGCCAAAGTAATTCATGAAACATTGGTTAAAGTAAATGATTGGTTTCGGATCATGACCATTCCAGAAATTAATAAACGTGTAAAAGATATTTTCGATGACGAACGCGGAATGACTTTGGAATATTTTGAAATCGCAGATGAAACTACGTTAAAGAAAACCGATTTCTTTTATAAAGATAAAAAACACCGCGCCTTCATTGTCGTCAATGTTGGTACAGTTCGATTAATTGATAATTTACATTTAGATTAA
- the gldK gene encoding gliding motility lipoprotein GldK, with protein sequence MKRVFLILLAAAAVSSCSKSGGSSAGKGGLKGELVPRGKSKSFVSERPYGMVAIPAGSYVMGLADQDFTNTPEKATLKTVTVSSFFMDETEITNAEYRVFINYVRDSVVRSLLAEAAGDSGSDGNGNSIGDYAYASKKAGGDKNAYQEFMDSQGGRDGYDESKKLDWKVPIRWKTSEYPDAQYAEILETVYIPSAERINNERIIDTRKLKYAYNWEDIESAVKDKSRGAKYLKKESIAVYPDTTVWLKDFNYAYNEPLYDGYFWHSAYKNYPVVGVTWDQARAFCNFRSKLKSDYNESLKKKKQKAMAFRLPTEAEWEYAAKGGKENATYPWGGPYLQDDRGCYLANFKPKRGNYIEDEKKGTYTYTAPVKKFPKNGFGLYDMAGNVAEWTESPYNNSTYQFASTLNPYLSNQAYREPRKTVRGGSWKDIGYLLMTGSRDYERKDSARSYIGFRTVQDIPEGTAKYKKRTN encoded by the coding sequence ATGAAAAGAGTATTCCTTATATTATTAGCAGCAGCAGCTGTAAGCTCATGTTCGAAAAGCGGAGGTAGTTCTGCGGGCAAGGGAGGGTTAAAAGGAGAGTTGGTGCCAAGAGGCAAGTCCAAATCCTTTGTTTCCGAAAGGCCATATGGTATGGTTGCAATTCCTGCTGGATCATATGTGATGGGTTTAGCTGACCAGGATTTTACAAATACTCCAGAAAAGGCAACCCTTAAAACGGTAACTGTTTCTTCCTTTTTTATGGATGAAACAGAAATTACAAATGCAGAGTACCGAGTCTTTATCAATTATGTTCGTGACAGTGTCGTGCGTTCTTTATTAGCTGAAGCAGCTGGTGATAGCGGTTCTGACGGTAACGGGAATTCTATTGGTGACTATGCGTATGCTTCAAAAAAAGCAGGCGGTGATAAAAATGCTTACCAGGAATTTATGGATTCTCAAGGCGGTAGAGATGGATACGACGAATCTAAAAAATTAGATTGGAAAGTCCCTATTCGTTGGAAAACTTCTGAATATCCAGATGCTCAATATGCCGAAATTTTAGAAACAGTATATATTCCATCCGCAGAAAGAATCAATAATGAAAGAATTATCGATACCAGAAAATTGAAGTATGCTTACAATTGGGAAGACATCGAGTCTGCCGTTAAAGATAAATCGAGAGGTGCAAAATATTTGAAAAAAGAAAGTATTGCAGTTTATCCTGATACAACGGTTTGGTTAAAAGATTTTAATTATGCTTATAACGAACCTTTATATGACGGTTATTTTTGGCATAGTGCATATAAAAATTATCCTGTAGTTGGAGTAACGTGGGATCAGGCGAGAGCATTTTGTAATTTTAGATCAAAGCTAAAATCTGATTATAATGAGTCTTTGAAAAAGAAAAAACAAAAAGCAATGGCTTTCCGACTTCCAACTGAAGCAGAATGGGAATACGCGGCTAAAGGTGGTAAAGAAAATGCAACTTATCCGTGGGGTGGACCATATTTGCAGGATGATAGAGGTTGTTACTTAGCAAACTTTAAACCGAAAAGAGGTAATTATATAGAAGATGAAAAGAAAGGTACTTATACCTATACTGCACCAGTAAAAAAATTCCCTAAGAATGGATTTGGACTATATGATATGGCAGGAAACGTAGCAGAGTGGACGGAATCTCCGTACAATAATTCAACGTATCAGTTCGCTTCTACTTTAAATCCTTATCTATCTAATCAAGCATACAGAGAACCTAGAAAAACTGTTCGTGGTGGATCTTGGAAAGATATCGGTTATTTGTTGATGACTGGATCACGAGACTATGAAAGAAAAGATTCTGCCAGAAGTTATATAGGTTTCAGAACTGTACAAGACATCCCAGAAGGAACAGCCAAATACAAAAAGAGAACGAACTAA
- a CDS encoding glycogen/starch synthase, whose product MPNQKILYVTTEMSPYQEDNNMATMVSKMALKMHQDGNDVRVFMPKFGQISERKFQLHEVIRLSGMNIIINDLDQPLIIKVASLPGERLQVYFIDNEEYFKRKQFYIDEEGKPYADNDERAIFFARGVIETIKKLNWVPDVIHLNGWMASFIPVYLKTFYKNDSYFNDSKIVLSLYNEENMALSESVEEKMKFDNITGLKAFKKPSFQSFVIESIDLVDLVIKGDEFLEEDLNSAFAETKTTKSEYIDAELINTLY is encoded by the coding sequence ATGCCGAACCAAAAGATTTTGTATGTTACCACGGAGATGTCTCCTTATCAGGAAGATAACAATATGGCGACAATGGTGAGTAAGATGGCTCTCAAAATGCACCAAGACGGGAATGATGTGAGAGTGTTTATGCCAAAATTTGGCCAAATCAGCGAAAGAAAATTTCAATTGCATGAGGTAATTCGTCTATCCGGAATGAATATTATTATTAATGATTTGGATCAACCCCTGATTATTAAAGTAGCATCATTGCCTGGAGAAAGATTACAAGTTTATTTCATCGACAATGAGGAGTATTTCAAAAGAAAACAATTCTATATCGATGAAGAAGGGAAACCATATGCAGATAATGATGAGCGCGCAATTTTCTTCGCTAGAGGAGTAATTGAAACCATCAAAAAACTGAACTGGGTTCCAGATGTAATTCACCTTAACGGTTGGATGGCCTCATTTATCCCTGTTTATTTAAAGACCTTCTATAAAAACGATTCTTATTTTAATGATTCCAAAATAGTCCTTTCTCTTTATAATGAGGAGAATATGGCATTGTCTGAGTCTGTAGAAGAAAAAATGAAGTTCGACAATATTACCGGGCTAAAAGCGTTTAAGAAACCAAGTTTTCAGAGTTTCGTAATCGAAAGTATTGATTTGGTTGATTTAGTAATCAAAGGCGACGAGTTCCTGGAAGAGGATCTTAACAGTGCTTTTGCTGAAACTAAAACTACGAAATCCGAATATATAGACGCTGAATTAATCAACACGTTATACTAA
- the gldN gene encoding gliding motility protein GldN, translating to MSILNAKSPESFRKYRDLNLIKQGDSMVSNKIIPLSYGFINDKDILKSMVVWEIIDMNDKINQPYYHNEDGLVSKNKSLYQLLFDAINDGRIKEVYDDELFMTRLNPEAIQARIKNEVMSNAGIDRINEVGKLSAEEMKEFTNVYETKTENVKVLKIKGMWYIDRRDSQMKYRLLGIAAMGQDPSLMGQFGPDGQPLAGKDELIDLFWVYYPDTREVLANAVVFNSKNLASDITFDDLLNARRFSSIIYKSDNGLGNGVIKDYIPNDADEQLEESERIKAQIMQMESDMWNY from the coding sequence ATGTCTATTTTAAATGCGAAATCTCCGGAATCGTTTAGAAAATATAGAGATTTGAACTTGATTAAGCAAGGTGATTCGATGGTTTCTAATAAAATCATTCCTTTATCATATGGTTTTATCAACGACAAAGACATATTGAAGAGTATGGTCGTTTGGGAAATCATCGATATGAATGATAAAATTAATCAACCGTATTATCATAATGAAGATGGATTGGTTTCGAAAAACAAATCGCTTTACCAACTTTTATTTGATGCTATCAATGATGGTAGAATAAAAGAAGTATATGATGACGAACTTTTCATGACTCGACTAAATCCCGAAGCAATTCAAGCTCGTATTAAAAACGAGGTGATGAGCAACGCTGGAATTGACAGGATTAATGAAGTTGGGAAATTGTCTGCGGAAGAAATGAAGGAGTTTACCAATGTCTATGAAACCAAAACTGAAAATGTAAAGGTTTTAAAGATTAAGGGAATGTGGTATATCGACCGTAGAGATAGCCAGATGAAATATAGATTGCTGGGAATTGCAGCCATGGGTCAAGATCCTTCTTTGATGGGTCAGTTTGGTCCGGACGGGCAGCCGTTGGCTGGTAAAGATGAGTTGATCGATTTGTTCTGGGTATATTATCCTGATACGAGAGAGGTTCTAGCTAATGCAGTAGTATTCAACAGTAAAAACCTTGCTTCTGACATTACCTTTGATGATTTGTTAAATGCAAGAAGATTTTCCAGTATTATTTATAAGTCAGATAACGGTTTAGGAAATGGTGTTATCAAGGATTATATTCCAAATGATGCTGACGAACAGTTAGAGGAAAGCGAAAGAATCAAAGCGCAAATCATGCAAATGGAGAGCGATATGTGGAATTATTAA